From one Cucurbita pepo subsp. pepo cultivar mu-cu-16 chromosome LG17, ASM280686v2, whole genome shotgun sequence genomic stretch:
- the LOC111778758 gene encoding ribonuclease MC-like yields the protein MGKAPFIVSIFNLALLTLCVKAQFDYFQMVQQWPPATCSGVRCYANPPAMFTIHGLWPSNYSNVPLICTGQPFNPTLVPQLNTYWPDVISGNNQRFWKHEWDSHGTCSDPPFNQLQYFQTTLNIRTNHNYDLLAILNTAGLGPTGTNTRQYGAIEGAIQAATGKKPGLRCNKNAQSKKKQLFEIILCFDKNGVTLIDCTQFAGITCPSQFVWLDRQPLSLVSAVGELKNSLVHRVSILKFLFLCILLSITIMFGKRFYGTRRGGSGGGKQE from the exons ATGGGTAAAGCTCCTTTCATAGTTTCTATATTCAATTTAGCCTTATTGACGTTATGTGTAAAGGctcaatttgattattttcaaATGGTTCAACAATGGCCTCCAGCTACATGCAGTGGAGTAAGATGTTATGCTAACCCTCCTGCCATGTTCACAATTCATGGTTTGTGGCCAAGTAATTATTCAAATGTTCCTCTTATTTGTACAGGACAACCATTTAATC CAACATTAGTACCCCAATTAAACACATATTGGCCGGATGTAATAAGTGGGAACAACCAACGATTTTGGAAACACGAATGGGATAGTCATGGAACGTGTTCCGATCCTCCTTTCAACCAACTTCAATATTTCCAAACAACTCTAAATATTCGTACAAACCATAACTACGATCTCCTGGCCATCTTGAACACTGCAGGGCTAGGCCCGACTGGCACAAATACTAGACAATACGGAGCCATTGAAGGTGCCATTCAGGCTGCCACAGGTAAGAAGCCAGGTTTACGCTGCAACAAAAATGCACaatctaaaaagaaacaattgtTCGAAATCATCTTGTGCTTTGACAAAAATGGTGTCACTCTAATTGACTGTACTCAGTTTGCTGGAATCACGTGTCCTTCACAATTTGTGTGGCTCGATCGACAACCCTTGAGTTTGGTGAGTGCAGTTGGAGAGCTTAAGAATTCTTTAGTCCACCGGGTCTCTATTCTcaagtttttgtttctctgtATTCTTCTTTCCATTACCATCATGTTTGGGAAGAGATTTTATGGAACACGTAGAGGTGGTAGTGGTGGTGGAAAGCAGGAATAA